The following is a genomic window from Variovorax paradoxus.
CTACGAACCGAGCGAGCTGGTCGTTACCGTGCGCGCCGGCACGCCGCTTGCCGAACTCGAGGCCGTATTGGCGGAAAAGGGGCAATGCCTTCCTTTCGAGCCGCCGCACTTCGAAACCGGCGGCACCGTGGGCGGCATGGTCGCGGCCGGCCTCAGCGGCCCCGCACGCGCCAGCGTGGGCGCGGTGCGCGACTACGTGCTCGGCGCCAAGCTCGTCAATGGCCGCGCCGAGCTGCTCACCTTCGGCGGACAGGTCATGAAAAACGTGGCCGGCTACGACGTTTCACGCGTGCTGGCGGGTTCGCTCGGCACGCTGGGCCTGATCGCGGAGGTCAGCCTCAAGGTGCTCCCCGTTGCTCCCGCCGAAGCCACGCTCGCGTTCGACTGCAGCCAGGCCGATGCCCTGCGCCTGCTCAACGAGTGGGGCGGCCGGCCGCTGCCGCTCAATGCGAGCTGCTGGTTGGAACACGCAGGCGTTGGCACTTTGTACCTGCGCCTGCGCGGCGCGATGGCAGCGGTGGAAGCTGCTTGCGCGCACCTTGGTGGCGACAGGCAGGACAACGCTACTGCCGCGGCCATTTGGCAAATGCTGCGCGACCAGCAGCACCCTTGGTTTGCGGCCGATGACGGTTCCACTGCGCTCTGGCGCCTGTCGGTGCCGCAGACCGCGCCGGTACTCGCCATCGATGGCAGCGCGCCTCTTGTCGAGTGGCACGGTGCGCAGCGTTGGTACAAGGCGCCGCCGGAAGATGCCGCGCACATCCGCGGTATTGCGCATGCGGCGGGAGGGCACGCCACGCTGTTCAGGATGCCCGCTTCGCACACGACGGATGCAGCGGTACCTCGCTTCGACGCCATGAGCGCCCCGGTCGCCCGCATCCATCGCGCATTGATGCAGGAGTTCGATCCGCAGCGCATCTTCAACCGCGGCCGGCTCCTCGCAGCCGAATAAAAAACAAACGACGACCCCAACCGCGATGCAAACCGAACTCGCCCCTGAATTCCGCGACACCGACGAAGGCCGCGAGGCCGAAGCCATTCTGCGCAAATGCGTGCACTGCGGCTTCTGCACCGCCACCTGCCCCACCTACCAGTTGCTCGGCGACGAACTCGACGGCCCGCGCGGACGCATCTACCTGATCAAGCAAGTGCTCGAAGGCAAGGAGCCCACGCGCAGCACGCAACTGCACCTGGACCGTTGCCTCACCTGCCGCAACTGCGAAAGCACCTGCCCGAGCGGCGTGCAATACGGTCACCTGGTGGACATCGGCCGCAAGATCGTCGACGAGAAAGTGCCGCGGCCCGCCATGGAATCGGCCACGCGATGGTTGCTGAAGGAAGGCCTGCCGTCGCCGCTCTTCGCGCCCGCCATGAAGCTCGGCCAGGCGGTGCGCGGGCTCTTGCCCGATGCGCTCAAGGCCAAGGTTCCCGCCAGGCAGGAAGCAGGCGCCTGGCCCACCGCCACGCACGCGCGCAAGGTGCTGATGCTCGCGGGCTGCGTGCAGCCGTCGATGATGCCCAACATCAACACGGCGACGGCACGCGTGCTCGACGCGGCGGGCATCCAGGCCGTGGTCGCGAAAGAGGCGGGCTGCTGCGGCGCCGTGAAGTTCCACCTCAACGACCAAGAGGGCGGCAAGGCGCAGATGCGCGCCAACATCGACGCCTGGTGGCCGCAGGTCGAACGCAACGAGGTCGAAGCCATCGTGATGAATGCTTCAGGCTGCGGCGTCACCGTGCGCGAGTACGGCCACATGCTGCAGCACGACCCGGCCTACGCGGCCAAGGCGGCACGCATCAGCCAGCTGACGCGCGACCTGAGCGAGCTGCTGCCCGCCCTGGTGCCGGCGCTGAAGGCGCGCGTGCGTGCGCCCGAGGGCGTGGTGGCCTACCACCCGCCGTGCACGCTGCAGCACGGCCAGAAGCTGCGCGGCGGTGTCGAGACGCATTTGCGCGCGCTGGGTTTCGAGGTGCGCGTGGCCATGAACGAAGCTCACCTGTGCTGCGGATCGGCGGGCACCTATTCGGTACTGCAGCCTGAACTTGCGTACCCGCTGCGCGACCGCAAGCTCGGCCATTTGCGGCAGTTGCAGCCGAGCGTCATTGCTTCGGCCAACATCGGCTGCATCACGCATCTGCAAAGTGGCAGCGAGGAAACCCCCGTGCGCCACTGGGTGGAGTTGCTGGACGCCGCCCTGGCAGCGGCCTGAGATCGCACACCGAAGAGCGCCCTGGTCCGACTCGGGCGGAAGGTGCTTGCACCGCATCATGGCGGCACCGATTCTTCCAAGGAGAAAGCCTCATGTCTTCCGTTCAAGCTTTCATCGTCCAGGCGAACTTGCGGCGCGCCTTGCTGGCCCTTGCCTGCGCATTGGGCGCCGTCGGCGCACAGGCCCAGTCGGCCATGCCGCAGTGGAAGGGAGAGGGCGCGGTGCGCTATGTGTGCGGCGGCATCGGCTCGGACGAGTCGAACGCCATGCGCGCGGCCATGAAGGAGCATCCGCTGGCCCTGCTTTTTGCGCGCTCCGACGGGGCCTACCTGGCGGATGTGCAAGTCGACATCAAGGGCGCCGGTGGCGCGCCTTCGCTGGCGTTGCGCGCCAGCGGGCCGGTCTGCCTGGTCGATTTGCCCGCGGGCCGCTACACGGTCGACGTAGCCACGGCAGGCGGCAGTGCCCAGAGCCAGTCGGTAACAGTGGGTGGCAGCCCCAAGACCGCCAGCTTCCGCTTCTGACCCGGCCTCAGCCCGCCGCCAGCGCCGCTTCGATGTCCGTCGCGAGCGAAGCGGGCGTGTCGAGCGGCGCATAGCGCTTTTGCACCTTGCCGTCGCGCCTCACCAGAAACTTGGTGAAGTTCCACTTGATGGCGGTGCTGCCCAGGAGGCCCGGCTTCTCCTTGGTGAGCCACCGGTAGAGCGGTGCGGCGCCGCTGCCGTTGACGTCGATCTTTTCCATCATCGGAAAACTCACGCCGTAGTTGGTGGTGCAGAAGGCGCCGATTTCCTCGTTGGTGCCCGGGTCTTGCGAGCCGAACTGGTTGGATGGAAAACCCAGCACCACCAAGCCCTGGTTCGCATACTTTTCATGCAGCGCCTCCAGGCCCGCGAACTGCGGCGTAAAGCCGCACTTGCTGGCCGTGTTGACGATCAGCAGCACCTTGCCCCGGAAGTCCGAGAGCTTCACGCTCTTGCCGTCGATCTGCCTGGCTTCGAAGTCGTAGATGCCGGTCATGCGCGTACCTCAGGTGGTGGAAGACGAAAGGCGATCATCGCCCTGCGCGGGCGTTCGTGCAAACGCCGACCACACGGCCGCCAGCACGATCAGCGCGCCGCCGGCGAGGATGCGCGGGCTCATGTCGGCCGCGCCCAGCGCCACCGACGAAACGCTGGCGAACAGCACCTCCGACAGCATGATCACCGCGGTGGCGCTGGCCGCCATCCGCGCCGCGCCGTATTGCAGGCAGAAGTTGGCCGCCACGAAGCCGACGCCCAGCAAGGCGGCCCATCCGATCCAGCCGGGATCGGCCGACAGGGGGGAAACAAACGCACCGAGCAGGGTGCCCGTGGCCGCCGCGATGCCGGACACCAGCGCGCAGCCGCAGAACATGGCCAGCGCGCGCGATTCACCGGGAGCGCCGTGCAGATGGCGCAGCAAGATGTTGGTCACGGCAAAGCTGAAGCCGGCCGCCACGCCCAGCCAATCCGGCAGGCTGGAAGGCACAGGCCAGTCGACGCCCGGCGCCTTGAGCACCACCACCACGCCGGTGAGCGCCAGCGCCACGCGCGCAAGCGCGCCGGCCGTGGGCCGCTCGCCCAATATCGCCCAGCCCAGCAGCACGCTCCACAGCGGCATCAGGTAGAAAAGCAGCACCACACGCACCACGTCGCCCTGGGTCACGGCCCAGTTGAACCCCAGGTTGGTAAAGCCGGCCGCAAGGCCCAGCGCCGCCAGCATCGGAAACGCCGCAAAGCCGCGCCAGGCATGGCGCCTGAAAAAGCCCATCGCGAGCGAAATTGCCACGTAGATGAGGCAGGTGGTCCACACCGGGTGCAGCCCATGGCCTTCGATGTGACGGAACGGAAACCAAGAAACGCCCCACACAAAGGCGTTGAAGATGAGTGCAAGCGCTGGCATAGGGCGGAGTTATTCGTGGAACACCGTGGAACCGGCTTCGCCGGGCCACCGGTGTTGCCCCCGGTGAGGGGGTGGGCGAAGCGACACGAAGTGCGCGCAGCCTGGGGGAGATCAATGATGCTTGTCGCTGCGGGCGATGGCGAGCAGGTGCTCGACTTCTTCTGGGTATTTGCGCAGGTTGTGATGATGCCAGCGCTGGATGATCCACATGCAGCCCGCCACCACCCCGCCGAAGGCGCCGATGGCCGCATAGGCCGACAGGCCCAGCCCGGTGCAGGCGCTGTAGAAGCCGCCAAGCAGCAGGATGCAGGCCTGTTCGTTGAAATTCTGCACGGCAATGGAACGGCCGGCGCCCATGAGGTTGTGGCCACGGTGCTGCAGCAGCGCGTTCATCGGCACCACCAGGAAGCCGCCCAGCCCGCCCAGCAGAATGAGGAACGGCACGGCGATCCACACGTTGCCGATCAGGTTCATGCTGATCACCAGCAGGCCCATGGCAATGCCCATCGGAATCACGCGCGTGGCCATGTCCAGGCGCATGCGCATCGAAGCGACGATGGCGCCCACCGCCATGCCGATGGTCACCACGCCGGTGAGCGCCGTGGCCTGCGTGGTGTTGTAGTTGAGCGCAAGCGAGGCCCAGGCCAGCACGATGTACTTGAGGTTTGCGCCGGCGCCCCAGAAGAGCGTGGTGGTGGCCAGCGAGATCTGTCCCAGCTTGTCGCGCCACAGGCGTGCATTGCAGTGCCAGAAGTCTGGCAGCAGCGAGAACATGTTGCGAACCAGCCCATGCTCCGGGTTGGCGCGCAGCGGCCGCATCTCCACGCCGGTGTGCGGAATGCGCGTGTTGAACCAGGCTGCCAGTGCGTAGACAAAAATCAGCACTGCAATGGCCGCTTCAGCCGGCGAATCGATGCCGGTGTCGATGAGCGGGATGTCGAACGACAGCAGCTGGGTCGACACCGCGTGCCCCACCAGCGAGCCGCCAAGCACGATGCCCAGAAGGATCGAGGCGATGGTGAGGCCTTCGATCCAGCCGTTGGCTTTTACCAACTGCGAAGCCGGCAGCAGCTCGGTCAATATGCCGTACTTGGCCGGCGAATAGGCCGCAGCGCCAAGCCCGACGATCGAATAGGAGAGCAGCGGGTGCGAGCCGAACAGCATCATCAGGCAGCCGATCACCTTGATCGCGTTGCTGATGAACATGACCCGCCCCTTGGGCAAGGCATCGGCGAAGGCGCCCACCAGCGGTGCCAGCACCACATAGAAGACGGCGAAGATCGGCACCAGGGCCGCGCGTTGCCATTCGGCCGCTCCCGAGCTGCGCATGAGCTCGACCGCCACGACAAAGATCGCGTTGTCGGCCAGCGACGAAAAGAACTGGGCCGACATGATCGTGTAGAAACCGCGCTTCATCGATGGGCTGGCTGGCCAGTAGGTGCTGGCAGTAGTGAGAAAGTGTCGCGTCTTTTTGGCGAATGGGCGGTTATAGCATGGGGGTACGACCGCGAAATCAGCGTTCCCACCCTGGACGGCCCGACGCGGGAAGATGCTAAAACCCATCTATTCACCAATCGACGTCTCCCATGCCGCGTCCCATCCTCGCCACCGTCCATACCGCCTCACTTCGCCACAACCTCGACCGGGTGCGCCGCGCCGCGGTCGATGCCCGCGTCTGGGCTGTGGTCAAGGCCAATGCCTATGGCCATGGCATCGAACGGGTGTATGAGGGCCTTCGCGGCGCCGACGGCTTCGCGCTGCTCGACCTGGCCGAGGCAGAGCGCGTGCGCGCACTGGGCTGGCGCGGCCCCGTGCTGCTGCTCGAAGGCGTGTTCGACGTACGCGACCTGGAGCTGTGCTCGCGGCTCGACCTGTGGCACACGGTGCACTGCGACGAGCAGATCGACATGCTCGCGGCCCACAAGACGCTCAAGCCGCAACGCGTGTTCCTCAAGATGAATTCCGGCATGAACCGCCTGGGCTTCGCGCCCGAGCGTTTCGGCTCGGCCTGGACGCGCCTCAACGCCCTGCCGCAGGTCGACGAGATCTCGCTGATGACGCATTTCAGCGACGCCGACGGCCCGCGCGGCATTGCGCACCAGCTCGAGGTGTTCGAGCGCGTCACGCGCGACCTGCCGGGCGAGCGCTCCATTGCGAACAGCGCCGCCACCCTGCGCCATGCCTCGCAGACCCGCGGCGACTGGGTGCGCCCGGGCATCGTGCTGTATGGCAGCGCGCCGGACTTTCCGCAGCACGACACCGCGCATTGGCAACTGCAGCCCACCATGACGCTGTCGACAAAACTGATCGGGGTTCAGCAGCTGAAGGCGGGCGACACCATCGGCTACGGCTCCAACTTCACGGCCGACGGGCCGCTCACCATTGGCGTGGCGGCGGTTGGTTACGCCGACGGCTATCCGCGCCACTGCAACACCGGCACGCCGGTGCTGGTGAACGGCGTGCGCACCCGCATGGTGGGCCGCGTGAGCATGGACATGATCACCGTCGACCTCACGCCGGTGCCCGATGCGAAGTTCGGCACCGAGGTCACGCTGTGGGGCCGCTCGGCCGTGACCGGCGCGGTGCTGCCCATCGACGAGGTCGCGCAGGCGGCCGGCACCGTCGGCTACGAACTCATGTGCGCGGTGGCGCCGCGCGTGCCGTTCGCTCCCGCCGACGAATGAAGGTTCTCTCCAACTGGCGATCGGTGCGCCTTTGGGAAACGCAGCTCGAGCGCGACCTTCACCGCAACTACAGCCTGCGCACGCACGGCATCCTGATCGGCACCTTCACGCTGCTGCTGATGTGGGGGGTGTCGGCGTTGCAGATGCACGTGTTCGACGTGCAGTCGCTGGCCGTGCGCTATTTCCTCACGCTGGGCGTGGGATATCTCGGCTACCTGCTGGTGCTGCGCTGGTGGGCCAGGCGGCTGGTCGAGCGCCGCAGTGCCGACCTGGACGTCGATGTGCCCGACGTCGACCTGGGCGGCGGATCGCAGCAACACCCATCCACCACCGGCACCGCTGACGAGGGCGGCGTGCTTTCCGATGCGGCCAGCGGCGCGCTCGAGGTCGCGGGCAGTGCGGACGAAGGCGCCATCATCGTGGTGCCCGTGGTTGCCATTTTCCTGATCTGCGTGGCCGTCGTGCTCGGCGCCGGTTCGCTGGTGCTGCTCTACTTCAGCTGGGACGCGCTGCTGGCCGTGGCCATCGAAGTTGCGTTCTCGTACGTGTCGGCCCGCGCCGCGGTGCGCGTGGTGCGCGAAGGCTGGCTGATGGCTGCCGTGCGGCTGACCTGGAAGCCGCTGCTCGGTGCGGTGGTCTGCGCCGTCGCCCTCGGCGCCGTGCTCGACCACTTCATGCCCCAGGTCAACTCCTTGCCCGAGGCCGTGCGGACCCTGCTGAAGAAGCACTGAGTGCGCTTCCGGTTGCCGCCGCCTGTCGCGCCGCGCACACACGCCTGAATTTTTCAGGGCGTGGACCTGTCGGGCGCACTTCCGGCCAAGGACAATTCCGGCCGGAGGAAAAGCTGTTCACATGACTTTGAAAAAACAACTGCACGCCGCTTTCACCTGCGGCATGGTGCTGGCCACCGGCGGGTTTCCGGCGCATGCCGCCGAGCCCGAAGCATCGGTATCGGCAACCCCGTCCGCGACGGCTGCCGCTGACGCCCCAGCCACCCCACCGCTGCCACCGGCCGCTCCGGCTGCACAGGAGGCTGCGGCCCCGCAAACCCGGCTGCGCTTCACTCGCGGCGTCTACAAGCCCGGCATCGAGCGGCTGCGCGTGGTTCGGCGCGAAGACACGGGCAATCACGTCGCGACACAGGTCGCGCTGAACGTGGCAACGACCTTGATCGCGGGCAGGCTCGCCATCGGCGCACAGAGTTTTTCGAAGGACGACCTGGGCGGCGTGACTTTGGAAGAACTGAAGGACGATCCCTTGGCCGTCAACCCGGCCATGACCGAGCTGAACGATGCCTTGAGCAAGGTCGCCACCGGCATCTATCGCAAGCGCGCTGAAGCGGCGTATGCAACGGCCCTGACGGATGGCTCGACGCCCGAGGAAATCGAAGAGGCGCGAAAGGTCCAGAAAGAAGCCGACACGCCGCTGAACTCGGGGCCGTGGCACCTTGTCTACGAAAACCTGACCGGCTCGGACGAACTGTTCCGCCTGAAGTTCGGCGCCGAGCTGGGCCGCCCGGGCTTCATGCGCCCGCCGCTCGAGTGCTTCTATCAGTCGGAGCCCGTGGCGTGGACGCAGTGGAAGGCCGACAACTGGCAGCGGCTGCGCGAGGAGCGCGCGAAGGCGGTGGCCACCTGCACCGAGACGCTGGCAGCCGCGCCCGAGAAGCGGTGGTGAGCCGGGCAGTCGGGCTCAGTACAGCCCGAGCTGCCGCATCCGCAGCCGCGCCAATCCCAGCAGCGCATCGGTGAACGGCGTGGCCACCGCAGTCAGCTCGCCCAGTTCTCGCACCACGGTCACCAGCGCATCGAGTTCCACCGATCGCCCGGCCTCCACGTCCTGCAGCATCGAGGTCTTGAACGCGCCGAGCTTCATCGTCACCGCGTGCCGGTCTTCGGGGCTCTGCGTGATCTCGATGCCGATGCGGCGGCCGATTTCCTTGGCCTCGAGCATCACGGCCGAGATGAAGCCGCGCACATAGTCGTCGCCCATGATGAGGTCGGTGGTGGTGCCCGTGAGCGCGCTGATGGGGTTCACGGTCATGTTGCCCCAGAGCTTGAACCACACGTCTCTCTGAATCTGCGGCGAGAGCGTGGTGTCGAAGCCGCCGTTCTTGAGCAGCTCTACCAGCTTCTTCACACGCGGCGTGGCCTCGCCCGAGGGCTCGCCCACGATCAGCCCATTGCCGAAGTGATGCCGCACCACGCCTGGCCCGTCCAGCGAGCAGCTCGCGTGCACCACGCAGCCGATCACGTTGCGCGCCGGAATGGCCTTGGCAATCGCTCCGTCCGGATCGACCGCCGCCAGGCGGTGGCCGGTGATGGCGCCGCCGAAGCCGCCTTCGAGAAACCACCAGGGCACGCCGTTCATCGCGACCAGCACGATGGTGTCGGGCCCGATCAGCGGGCCGATGCGCTCGGCCACCCCGGCCAGCGCGGGCGCCTTGACGGCAATGACCACCAGGTCTTGCGTGCCGAGCGATTCGGGGTCGGCCACCGCGTTGACCGGCACGCGCGTGCGCAGGTCGCCGCGCATCACGGAGAGGCCGTCTTGCTGCAGCGCCTCGAGCGTGGCACCGCGTGCCACCACATTGAGCCGCTCGCCGGCCTGCGCCAGGCCGGCGCCGATCCATCCGCCGATTGCGCCGGCACCGTAGATGCAAATCTTCATGAAAAAGGCCGCCTCAGTTCTTGTAGCTGGGATCGATGCGGTCGACCTGGCGTACCAGCGCATCGAACACGTCTTGCCCGGCGCCATGCTCGGGACTGAACTGCAAAGCATCGCGCGTGCAGCGCTCGGCGATTTCCTCGCTCACCGGAATGGCGGCGCCCATCGAAAAGGTGGCCATCTGCACTTCGCAGGCGCGCTGCAAGGTCCACAGAATGGCGAAGGTCTGCGGCAGGGTCTGGCCCCAGGCCAGCAGCCCATGGTTGCGCAGGATCACCGCATTGCGGTTGCCGATGCTCTTGAGGAGGCGCGGACCTTCGTCGGCATGGATGGTGATGCCCTCGAAGTCGTGGTACGCCACCATGCCGTGCAGCTGGGCGGTATAGAAATTGGTCTGCTGCAGGCCGCCCTGCAGGCAGGCCACGGCCACGCCGGCGGTGGTGTGCGTGTGCATCACGCAGTGCGCGCCGGGCAGGCCGTCGTGAATCGCGGCATGCACCGTGAAGCCGGCCGGGTTGACCGGCCAGGTCGAGCCGTCGAGCACCTT
Proteins encoded in this region:
- a CDS encoding class II aldolase/adducin family protein translates to MNTLSTPAAPSALVHPSIHPDERAAREQLAACYRVFAMLGWTEMIYNHITLRLPDSVTGGEKQFLINPFGLHYSEVTASNLVKIDLQGKVLDGSTWPVNPAGFTVHAAIHDGLPGAHCVMHTHTTAGVAVACLQGGLQQTNFYTAQLHGMVAYHDFEGITIHADEGPRLLKSIGNRNAVILRNHGLLAWGQTLPQTFAILWTLQRACEVQMATFSMGAAIPVSEEIAERCTRDALQFSPEHGAGQDVFDALVRQVDRIDPSYKN
- a CDS encoding glutathione peroxidase, with protein sequence MTGIYDFEARQIDGKSVKLSDFRGKVLLIVNTASKCGFTPQFAGLEALHEKYANQGLVVLGFPSNQFGSQDPGTNEEIGAFCTTNYGVSFPMMEKIDVNGSGAAPLYRWLTKEKPGLLGSTAIKWNFTKFLVRRDGKVQKRYAPLDTPASLATDIEAALAAG
- the glcE gene encoding glycolate oxidase subunit GlcE, coding for MDQALSQVVERIRAAVADAAPLRIRGGGTKDFHGELLQGEFLDTTALAGITSYEPSELVVTVRAGTPLAELEAVLAEKGQCLPFEPPHFETGGTVGGMVAAGLSGPARASVGAVRDYVLGAKLVNGRAELLTFGGQVMKNVAGYDVSRVLAGSLGTLGLIAEVSLKVLPVAPAEATLAFDCSQADALRLLNEWGGRPLPLNASCWLEHAGVGTLYLRLRGAMAAVEAACAHLGGDRQDNATAAAIWQMLRDQQHPWFAADDGSTALWRLSVPQTAPVLAIDGSAPLVEWHGAQRWYKAPPEDAAHIRGIAHAAGGHATLFRMPASHTTDAAVPRFDAMSAPVARIHRALMQEFDPQRIFNRGRLLAAE
- the glcF gene encoding glycolate oxidase subunit GlcF — protein: MQTELAPEFRDTDEGREAEAILRKCVHCGFCTATCPTYQLLGDELDGPRGRIYLIKQVLEGKEPTRSTQLHLDRCLTCRNCESTCPSGVQYGHLVDIGRKIVDEKVPRPAMESATRWLLKEGLPSPLFAPAMKLGQAVRGLLPDALKAKVPARQEAGAWPTATHARKVLMLAGCVQPSMMPNINTATARVLDAAGIQAVVAKEAGCCGAVKFHLNDQEGGKAQMRANIDAWWPQVERNEVEAIVMNASGCGVTVREYGHMLQHDPAYAAKAARISQLTRDLSELLPALVPALKARVRAPEGVVAYHPPCTLQHGQKLRGGVETHLRALGFEVRVAMNEAHLCCGSAGTYSVLQPELAYPLRDRKLGHLRQLQPSVIASANIGCITHLQSGSEETPVRHWVELLDAALAAA
- the alr gene encoding alanine racemase, whose protein sequence is MPRPILATVHTASLRHNLDRVRRAAVDARVWAVVKANAYGHGIERVYEGLRGADGFALLDLAEAERVRALGWRGPVLLLEGVFDVRDLELCSRLDLWHTVHCDEQIDMLAAHKTLKPQRVFLKMNSGMNRLGFAPERFGSAWTRLNALPQVDEISLMTHFSDADGPRGIAHQLEVFERVTRDLPGERSIANSAATLRHASQTRGDWVRPGIVLYGSAPDFPQHDTAHWQLQPTMTLSTKLIGVQQLKAGDTIGYGSNFTADGPLTIGVAAVGYADGYPRHCNTGTPVLVNGVRTRMVGRVSMDMITVDLTPVPDAKFGTEVTLWGRSAVTGAVLPIDEVAQAAGTVGYELMCAVAPRVPFAPADE
- a CDS encoding 2-dehydropantoate 2-reductase, with the protein product MKICIYGAGAIGGWIGAGLAQAGERLNVVARGATLEALQQDGLSVMRGDLRTRVPVNAVADPESLGTQDLVVIAVKAPALAGVAERIGPLIGPDTIVLVAMNGVPWWFLEGGFGGAITGHRLAAVDPDGAIAKAIPARNVIGCVVHASCSLDGPGVVRHHFGNGLIVGEPSGEATPRVKKLVELLKNGGFDTTLSPQIQRDVWFKLWGNMTVNPISALTGTTTDLIMGDDYVRGFISAVMLEAKEIGRRIGIEITQSPEDRHAVTMKLGAFKTSMLQDVEAGRSVELDALVTVVRELGELTAVATPFTDALLGLARLRMRQLGLY
- a CDS encoding carboxypeptidase regulatory-like domain-containing protein, yielding MSSVQAFIVQANLRRALLALACALGAVGAQAQSAMPQWKGEGAVRYVCGGIGSDESNAMRAAMKEHPLALLFARSDGAYLADVQVDIKGAGGAPSLALRASGPVCLVDLPAGRYTVDVATAGGSAQSQSVTVGGSPKTASFRF
- a CDS encoding DMT family transporter — its product is MPALALIFNAFVWGVSWFPFRHIEGHGLHPVWTTCLIYVAISLAMGFFRRHAWRGFAAFPMLAALGLAAGFTNLGFNWAVTQGDVVRVVLLFYLMPLWSVLLGWAILGERPTAGALARVALALTGVVVVLKAPGVDWPVPSSLPDWLGVAAGFSFAVTNILLRHLHGAPGESRALAMFCGCALVSGIAAATGTLLGAFVSPLSADPGWIGWAALLGVGFVAANFCLQYGAARMAASATAVIMLSEVLFASVSSVALGAADMSPRILAGGALIVLAAVWSAFARTPAQGDDRLSSSTT
- the lplT gene encoding lysophospholipid transporter LplT, encoding MKRGFYTIMSAQFFSSLADNAIFVVAVELMRSSGAAEWQRAALVPIFAVFYVVLAPLVGAFADALPKGRVMFISNAIKVIGCLMMLFGSHPLLSYSIVGLGAAAYSPAKYGILTELLPASQLVKANGWIEGLTIASILLGIVLGGSLVGHAVSTQLLSFDIPLIDTGIDSPAEAAIAVLIFVYALAAWFNTRIPHTGVEMRPLRANPEHGLVRNMFSLLPDFWHCNARLWRDKLGQISLATTTLFWGAGANLKYIVLAWASLALNYNTTQATALTGVVTIGMAVGAIVASMRMRLDMATRVIPMGIAMGLLVISMNLIGNVWIAVPFLILLGGLGGFLVVPMNALLQHRGHNLMGAGRSIAVQNFNEQACILLLGGFYSACTGLGLSAYAAIGAFGGVVAGCMWIIQRWHHHNLRKYPEEVEHLLAIARSDKHH